The genomic interval GAATTGAGAGAGGTgtgatgggggggagggggcagtcAGGGGCCAtattgtgggggggggttgagtcttTGTCAAGGCTGGGGTGAAGAGGTGTAATAGCTATGTGGGGGGGCTGGGAGTCTGGGTTAGAACTGGTCCATTGTCTTTCAAATCTACAGTAAAAGTCATTCAGTTCATTTGCAAGTTTGAGGTCTTCCACGGAGTGTGGGGATTTGGTTTTGCATCCGGTGATCACCCGCAGCCCCTTCCAGACTGACGAGGAGTCGTTGGCTGCAAActgttgttccagcttctttGAATACTGTTGTTTGGCCTCCTTAATCTCCTTGCCAAACGAGTATTTTGCCAGTCTGAAACTATCCATGTCCCCACTCTTGAAGGCCGCCTCATCTTCAAACGAAGCTGTTTGAGTTTTGCTGtgaattgagatgagtgtcatcacataCACAATATgaagatacaaactaactcaaagatcaATTTTTCGCCAgactgtgtgactgtggcgtcaaagtttgattacatgccattaaaacacaatgttctgtattgcggacatacatggaccatgatcCTTCGATGCTGAGCCGttaacaaacaactccactcctgctgTGTCAGTGGTCtgaaggaatctttatgtcttgcaaataagatgtctcactctctctcagaattgggacatttcctcaaaccgtgtaaacattgaggtacggcgaaggttcatccttcgccaaaagAGACGATGTTGTCccaactccactgtgcattgtcctatcaccaccaaacttctgtctcatgatcagagtccaagcctgaacagctctgtgtgtcaAAATTtccagtcattttttttttcaggcaaaacacatgcaacgcttcaaaatgcatgtgctcgtgactgcccagtgctgctttgcagtcctacttatatttattgttattattgttattattattattttcctatctattattataattaccattctagggtaaagagaACAACAGTTCAAACAGTTTAAATCAGACAAACATGTGAAAACATCTCtcggattattttattttcagtttctttcacACTGAACCTTAGATGTTTCCAACCGTTCTTCATCATGAtcagggcttttattttgaaagtcccGGATGTGCGGTGGCGTCACTCTGTGGCTCTTGACTTTTGGTTCTGCTTATAAACAGAGTGGCTGAAGTTTAGTTTCAGCACCTCCTTTGAACTCTCCTTCTGGATCTCCTCTGGATCTCCTCTGTGGAGCTCAGGTGAGATGACGACCTCTCCCCCCGGCTCGAAGGCCCTTGACGGGATGTACTCGCATCTGATCGAGGCCGAGGACGAGCAGCACCGCAGATCAGATGTGGAAGGTAAGAATCAGATCCAGATGTTGATCTTCTTCTCTATCATGTACAACACAGAGTGGAGAGAAGTACATGTACTTTCTTTTACATCTATAAATCTTTTACCTTCTTATATCTTTGAACCAGAGAATATTCCCAGTTTCCCAAAGCTTGCTTCttctactattattattattaataataataataataatattaaatccTGAATATGTGTATAACCTGGTGATTTCTGCCTCACATCCACACAAGTGAAAGTAATTTGGGCTCGGTTCGAACATTGTGGTGCAGTTCACACACGTCCCTGAATCTGTTCCGACACGTCTCAGATACAAGTCAAACTTTTCCTTAGTAAACAAAAGGCTCCAaacttaaccctttgatacacaagctatgcaaacccccttaggcacaacatgggtaaacaaatgacccgtattgacttacaatgttatttcatgcatggctgagtgtttctttgctatatttttggaaatctaattatttcatcatttaatattcaaagtattcattaaatatcttgtttttgattaccacaaaactttattttcattttatctttcataatttatgaactaaaatagtttttgtatttttaaataaagtttacacacatgggtcaaaaatgacccgatggagtttaaattgtaaatatctttgcaatgaatttatttcatcattcagaatttcaagaattcctcaattaacttgtttttgatcatcacaaattcttattttcatttttccttttctacttttttaataaaaaacatttttgtatcactacccttccatgggtcaaaaatgatttcacatgttatttcatgcatggctgtgcttctttgctatatcttttgaaatctattcatttaatcatttaatatttcaaagtattcattcaaatatcttgtttttgattaccacaaatcattattttcattttctctgtcttaatttttgaactaaaatagtttttgtattacttcatcacgtttacacacgggtcaaaaatgacccatgtatgcaagtgtgaatttgataggatcctttgatttgtaaatgtttgtagttagaaacatgtttactgtggacaacttttcacatgccacacttgtcaaaactacttgtcagaacttaatcatgttgacctagctatcgtaAGCTAGAATTTACCtagcttacataagctaacattagctagctaaaagagaatatgttaacagctagctaataatattcaacatatttatctttcccacgagtagagggaaataatgttcaaatgttatttgCAGTTATCTTTacacaagatatcaaatattttcttaggtaaaacgattgtaaaataagacatgAATCCGATGTGCAAAAGCAGaccgtttagttctgacaagtagttctgacaagtgtggcatgtgaaaagttgtccacagtaaacatgttcctaactacaaacatttacaaatcaaaggttcccatcaaattcacacttgcatacttAATACGttaacttgatgtagtaatacaaaaaccattttagttcaaaaattaagacagagaaaatgaaaataatgatttgtggaaatcaaaaacaagatattttaattaatactttgtaatattaaatgattaaataaatagattttaaaagatatagcaaagaagcacagccatgcatgaaataacatgtgaaatgaatacgggtttttgacccatgttgtgccttagaagggtagtgatacaaaaattattttttattaaaaaagtaaataaggacaaataaaaataagaatgtgtaatgatcaaaaacaagttaattgaggaattcctggaattctgaatgatgaaatacatttattgtaaagatatttacaattaaaactccatcgggtcacttttgacccatgttgtgtatcaaagggttaagacAATTAGTGTTGAATTCTTTATACACAGTTCTAGAAGCCATGgaattgtctttttaaaattcCAAAGCCAAGTTAGAGCTCTTCGGATCAATCCATCGTGATGTGAAAAGATGTGTGATTCTCACTTTTATTATTGATTAGTGCGATGATCGTTTTTTCTCATTAATAATTTGCACAAGTAGAGAAGATTCTGTTGACTTTGACCACAAACAGAGAAGAGCATCCACATTTTGAAAAAGAGGAAACTTTGGAATGTTGAGCTGAAGAAAGTCTCAGCCCCTCGGCTCCACTGAGGTTCCTCTGACGTCTCTGGTTTTGTGAGGACATCGTGTGAATCAATGAACGAGACTCATTTGCTGTATTTTTGCTTTGTGGATTATTTCTTTTACTTATTTGTTTTACCCCCCCTCCGCACAGTCTCCCAGGTCAGACTGCCCCCCCGGCTGAGCGGCCCCAGGCCCTACCGCCTCGCCATCATCTGCCTGGCCACGCTCTGCGCCATCCTGCTGATCTCTATCATAGCCATGGCTGCACAGGGTGAGTAGACGTCAGGTgaccgctgctgctcctcaggtgGTTTGTTCTGGGACTGAGGTGTGAACTGGCTCATGTCTGTTCCCAGCTCAGAGAGCAGGTAAACACTGAGTCCCCGTGTTCCAGCTCTTCTGTTCTCCGACTGTTCACCTGCTCGGATGGCAGGAATTCACCACTGCTGACTTTACACTTTCAGTCCAGAAAAGAGGATCTAGTGGTTTGAGCGTTGCCACACATTTTATGGAATATTAGCCAATAGTGTAATGTGACACACTATTGGCTAATATTCCAATAATTCCATgtttatgtgtgcatgtgtgcatgtgtgcatgtgtgcatgtgtgcatgtgtgtttgtgcgtgtgtgtgtgtgtgtacttgttatATTGAAAAAGCTGCGGAGTGCAGAGGCTGAAAAGCTGATTCTGCTTTTAATCATCCCGTTTACTAAACTGCTGCCAGTTGAGTCAGAGGCTGATTTCAGACCTGATCTGAACCACtgatgtgttcctcacatgttcctgacgtgttcctcacatgttcctgacgtgttcctgacgtgttcctgacgtgttcctcacgtgttcctcacatgttgtAGAGGTTCTgtctgtgagaacaaatgtctcAGTCAGTGTCTCTGGGCATTTTCtggaggtttctaacacgtgacagacgtgaaactggaagaacacaaatatctcagcatgaagaagaggagccgtacacgtagaagacgaagacatcaacttggaaacacgaagagattccagatcttttaGGGATAAGGGCCGACaccggtgtggatgagctgtaaacaacaacactgatctttccacagcagagtttctacgtcatgtcccgcctcctgctgctctacaggctccgcccctcgcctggatgttccccccatgttcctgttggtgtgaacgtgtcggacccgacaacctgctgctgtttaGTGTATCTGACATTGGGTTAGAGTGAGTCAACAGAGGCGACGAGGTTAAAATCTTCTAAAAGATTTGGAACGTCATATTTGGGCTGCATCTGAATTCACTCTCTTTTTTCTGGTCCATGGTTCCACAGGTAAAAACAAAGCTCAGGGAGGCGGTGAAGTGGCCCCGGGGCCACAGAAGCAGACGCAGGATGTGAACGTGACGGCTCTGACCGCCAACAACAGCGCTCTGATGCtggagaagaagcagctgcaggtgcaGATTGACGAGCTGCTGGTCAAACTGGCCACCTTGATGGCCACTAAGGGTACAAACCTTTTGAAATGGACGTGTAATAAGTAATCAATTATTTCAGATTCATGGTACTGGTTGGTTGGTCGTTGCCTGGAGACGTCATGAAACTGTCGGGGGccattcattttaaaaacatttaatacgGTCAAGGAGACCAAATTAATCAAAGTGTGTTTGCGTCTGTGTCCTTCTTCAGCTCCTGAGGTGATCAAACCGACCGAGGCCGCCATCGTCTGCCCCATGGAGTGGCAGCTCTTCAACAACAGCTGTTACCTCATCTCCAGGCTGTCCAGGGATTGGCATGAGAGTCAGTCGTACTGCCAGAGCCAAGGAGCTCACCTGGCCATCATCCACTCGGCCGAGGAGCAGGTTCGTCACAACACATCAGCTGCTGTTAGAACATGAACATTAACTGTTAATTAGTGACGAATACGCTTTTTCCTTCTCAGACGTTCCTGTGGGATCTCCTTCCCAGAGGCCATTGGAACGCCTACTGGTTCGGGATCACTGACGGGCAGACAGAGGACCAGTGGAAATGGGTGGACGATACTCCAGTGGTCGGAGGGTAGGTTCATGGATTCAGCAGCTTGTGATTGACTCAGTGAGTTGGTGTCTTTGGTTGTTCAGAGGATTTTCCCCCTTTTCTAACAGTCTCCTCTCTCCAACATGCTGCTGGAGCTTCTTGTTGCATTCGTCCAAAGAACTGTGAACTTTGTGGATTTCTCTCAATTTCTGTTTCTGAGTTTTTTCTCGAGGTGAATCGTGTGAGGTTCTAGCCTTGACACAGAAACATcccaaaaaaatgtttatctcGTTCTCTATctcgtgaaaaaaaaatccccttgTTTACAGAACTCTTCCCCCTCGACACAATAACCATTTTAACCGAGAGTCCATCACTTTTAAACCCTTCTTTCCATTTTCACGTGAATCCACTCAAATTACAACTAGAATCTTGTTTTCAAAAGGGCCTGAagagcaaagagaaccagaaggaagaagagactTCAGAAGGAGCTTTGAAAGAGATTTAAGACAAATTTACCAGAAGCTttgaccatttaaaaaaagactgacTTTTGCCCCAAACTGGTTTTCTGGCTCCAgtctgagacacacaaacacgactgACTAATGGACCCTGTTAAACATTGACTGGTCCCAGACCTGCAGACTTCGGTGCATGTTTTGATGATCTAAGTTACAGATGTGAGAGAACAGCAGGAGGGAGGCAGGATCCTGTCTGCCAGCAGCAAACAGCCGctgactctgacctctgacctctgtcctcggacctctgacctctgatgaaaagcaaagagagaggagctgaaaTCTGTGacacagatgtttttcttctgtttgctatcctctgtgtttaCTTGATGTTTCTAATTTCAGATTTTTTCTTCCTCATTTTTTCTTCCTCATTTTGAAAagaatttctgatcatcaaattTTCTGATGACCGATCTTTTGTCATCCCTCCTCTTGTCGTCCCTCTTATGGCCCCTTGttccttcccttcctctttGTCCTGACTCTGCTCTGCTGTCTCACAATGATTTGACATTGACTTAAATATTTGATCTTTATTCAATACTGTGCAACTTTTATAATTTGTATCCAAATTTAATAATTCTACGGTAAAGAGTAAGATTTCCATTAAATCATTGACTGTTTATGGATGAATTGACTGAGTCGTTGAATCTTCTGTCCTCACTCCAGTTTCTGGGAGGTCGGCGAGCCCAACAACCACATCAACGAGGACTGCGGCTACATGATCAAAACTCGGGTGCTGACGCGAGTGGCCGTGAGGAGCTGGTACGACGCCCCCTGTCACATGGGCTTGCCGTACATCTGTGAGAAGGAGATGGGCGCCGGTGTCAGCACGGCTATGCCACACTGAGGCGCCGAGGAAACCATTCGCTGGCTCAACAAACGCCTGCAgctacagatatcttactttcTTAATTATCTTTCAAAACCTCAACTTTTAATTCACGTTATTTTGATATGAAGACATTCCGATGTTGATTTTGCATGAAACAATGGACTCATTAAAAGTCTGGCTGCTGTTTAACTTAGTGACAGAGAACGGGACTAAAGAGGAAATGTGAAGCAGtaaaaaactgtatttagtATCAAATGCCGGTAAAGTAAGAAAAGTAATCAAATGATTTTACTAGTTTGTGAAACAAAGGACGTAATTTTCCACTTCTGATATGTGCGTAGAAGGAAAAAGCAGGACCTGTGCCTAaaatcatcaccaccatcaatATTAACTTACAATTAATTAAGTGTGAATATTAacctaaaataagaaaataattctAACCGAAtccttgtttctttttaccttgACTTAATGCATCATTTCACTTTGGCATTTAACACCATTCTTATGAATATCATCAATTTGAATCATTACCAATTTCCTTAGAATCTCTTGTTTAAAATCAATATAagtaaatgaaagaaagaatatCTGATTTTAATGGTTTGTAATAATTGTACATATATAATGCTTTACACGAATGTCAAATTTTTACACGCTTGTATTGGAGAATTTATAAATCAGGGATTCAAGATAACTTTTTACGTTTTGATGTATTTCTAACATGCTTGTGTTTAAAGGTTTAAGGCTTAATGTCAAAATCTatttgttttctcatgtttatTAGCTAGTTTCATAAAAACGTGGCCACTAACTGTAAATGTAATTGTCGAATAAATACTGACatactgaaaaataaatcaatactgAAAGATAAACTATTCCACATGATAGTTGACTGTTGtctgtaatgttgttgttgcCGAACAATGAACCTTCAGTCAAAATAGCGATTCCAGTTGTCCTGGTGCTGCAGTTTTAgacctttcaaagtaaaagcatattCAGTCTCTTACTCAGACATTTATTCATCATGTGAATTATTTcgttttttgaaaagttaaagtCAGGGTTTTAAGCAAAGTTAATATTTGTTGAGTTTAAAGAGTTCATCTTCTAATTAACTACATGAAACGAGATGCAGGATTATAATTGGACacaatctgtgtttatttgtaatctatgagtatttctactttgcaCAAATCTACCTTTTTCAGGGTTTtaatcaaacagaaaacacagaatcagaaacaacttCATCCCACGTTCCAGTGACGTCATGTCGGttcctctctgagctgctgGATCCTTGTTCCACAGCATCTCGTCCACTTCGTGCGGCGTCGCGGACCGAACAAGTCAAAggtagagagaggaggggacggTTTGTTCTGCTGTTTCCCTCCTGAGcttgttcacacagggagctaTCAGGAAATCAGCTAGCCCTTTTCTGTCACACTtcattagttattattattcaggcaaacaaactggctttttgaggggtttaacatgctcaaattcttacccaAATTTGCAGAATTATAAAGtagtgaaaatgtacgtattctggaggaattttcaatgggcgtggcaaaatggctgaACGGTGCCCCCGAAACCCCCGGAAACCTGGTGGTTtgaggtcagggaagaactcattaCATTCTGGTGCAGCTCTGGCTCAGGGGGCAGATGCAGGAGTATTTCTTAAACATTGAGAAATGGGGtgtttttcaacctttttaCTGATTTCTCACAGACTAATTAATGGAGCATTCCTAGAGGCGTTACCCTGCAGCAGACCTCAGCTCTAggtcaaatacacaaaaatgtgcAGGGTAGGGGAAAAAAATGACTATCCATGTTGGAGTCATTCTCCAGCACTGGGGATATAGGACCTATTAAGTGATTGATCCATGATAGgtgaaccatagactgtttatggtgtgaacacacacacattaataaaaGGCTAGCTTTGTATCTAGCTACTGTTGACCCAGTATTTTGTGCAGTGTAGAATACAGGACAGTTTTGCcatctttaatttttttattatatttatagcCTTATGGCATCATTGACAGCAAAGGGTTAACAgacattacaaaaacaaaaactgcttAGAAAATACTTACCTAGGCTGttccttaattaaaaaaaaaaagatcaatttGTGTTTAGCTCTGACATCTGACCGGAAGTTTGGGCCTTTTCCAATGACCTGAAACTTCTTTGTCCGGCCTTGTccaatcattttttaaaaatcagagTGTGACATCAAACAGGACAACAGCTACTAAACATATCCTTTGattaacaacaaaaatataagtTGGCATTAGGTGAGGGGAAGAACTCTTTATCTTGACATATTCCTCAAAACTTGCACATCTACCAATTGCATTCATTGAATAACAGCTTAAGACAAACTAAAGAACAATTGCAATCtatgttttacatttgcacGTTAAAGCTGATGAAAAGCAAGTCAGAGTAACAATTTTCATGGTGCaacatttgtcttttaaaacacGCAAAACTCTTTATCCATTAATAAATAGATTCAAAGAGTAATGATGGCTGGGCATTCTCTCCACAAGCTGCAGTCAGTCCTGTgttcacacagacagaagaaacaaaaatccACTGATCCAAGTACGGAAGGGGCAAGCAGGGCATTCACGACCCCTTCATGGTCACCAAATATACTTTCAGGACAAGAGTCACAGATGAGCTGCCTGAAAGTCTCAGGCTCTATCTGGCTCAGGAAATGCAGATGAGATGATGTGATGGGGTGTCACATGTGTGCATCTTTAGGCTCCTTCACAAATAAGAGTCCCATCAATAGTAaatgacagacagatggagtTGCTCAGAAACGGGGGAGGGAGTGGAGGCTGACGATTCAAGCTGGGgggctgaaaaaaacaaataaccaGATGGCAAGGGATATACATGGCTCGGGTAAATGGGGAAACGATATCTTCCACTTCAGGCATTCTCACTCGTCTCTGTCTGGAAATTGACCAGAGGTTCTGGCTTGTGGCCCTTGCTATGGTGGTCCCACATCTGCAGGTAGAGCCTCTCCAGGTCCATGGAGTACTGCTTGGTGTTGAAAAGAGGGCTGCAGATTCGCTGCTTCCACACACGTGCTCTAACCATCTTCAGGCTGGAGGGAAGGGAGAAAAATGTTCAGACTTGGTGTTGCGAAAAGATGTTTTGTAATGGATCAAATGGATCAGGTGTACTTACTATtccatgtcagagcccagtttGACCGCTATGTCCTCATAGTCCTGACGACTCTGGGCTATGAGCTCAGGGCAGCCCAGACAGTTGAGCTGTGAGGCAGCCACACGGGAGGCCAGGGTCTCACCTTTACAAAGAGGTTTCACAATTAAAAAGCAGCCTAGAGAGTATAACTCATTGATCTTTATGTTGgaatgatatttatgagtgtgtgtaatttcgtgcagatccaaataaaaatccagatgcattgaatttaaatgtggtttcataggggCGCTTGGGCCTGGCTGAAGGTACCATTGTAGTTTCAGAATTTTTGAATTAGAATAAACAAATCATGATGCGGAAATCCTAGTGCCCTCACCTGGCATGGTGACCATGGGTGTTCCAGCCCAGAGAACGTCCATGCCTGTGGTGTGACCATTGCAAAGAGGAGTGTCCAAGCACACATCAGCCAGTTGGCCcctcctcacatgctcctcctTGGGTGCCACAGGGGAGAAGATGATGCGAGAGCCAGGCAGACCCATGTTCTGAGCGTACTGCTGGATGTTCGGCTCGCCCACGGCAGGGAAGCGAAGAAGCCACAACACGCTGTTGGATACACGCTTTAGGATCTGCAATGAGAAGGCAGTTGAgacaaatattcattttttgCAGAGTTGAAGGAACATTCAAAGTAGTTATATCCATGTATGGCTAACTTACATTGGCCCACATCTGAAGAGTAGGGGGGTCAATCTTGTAGAGCTGGTTGAAGTTGCAGTAGACGATGGAGTCCTCTGGAAGACCATACTGGGAGCGGGTTGTGACAACGATTGTGCGGGGAACCTCCTCGCCAGTAGCAGCTTTGTTGTTGATCTacgggtggggagggggggacaaAAGTGTTTTACGGTGAAGTTGCCAAAGTGCTTCTGTGTGACTGGTCTTAATTGTTGAACCAATTGATATTAGTATCCTGCCAAGCTATGATTGTAGGATTATGTTGAGCCCAGTCCCTTGTGACACCAGTTCCCTTCACCAACACTTCTGCGCTACCACCTTACTTTCATGATCGAACATTACCTTTAGGAACATAGTCTGAGAGGCTGCTGAAAAGATCTGGAAAAGCAGCGAGCTATATTAATTTGCTGCTCTGGACTTGGTATCAGCATTTGCAGACTCTTTAGGCCCATACGATACAGCTCATTATGTGCATTTATACTGTCAAGTGTGTCCGAGCCAGACGTACCTGTGTGGTGGCCAGGCCATTGCTGACAGTGAAGCCATTAATTGTGACCTGGATTTGACCTTGATTGATCATGTTGATGATGGCTTCAGCTGCAGTGTTCATGGGAATAACTGGCATGGACAGAGCTCCATTAGTTTCCCCAGCAGGTTCCTGGTTGTTGTCACACTTCATCTGTCAAAAAGAACAGTTTCAACTTTAATGCCTGGGTATAGTTCAGTGCTGTATCATCAATAAACATAGTGTTTCATTCTGGTTTGTCAGTGAGACCAAAACTCCACAATGCAACATGGACAGTGAAACAATGCTGTAGAAGCCCAAAACTCACCTTTATTACTTTAACATCTGGCAGACTGTCCAGGAAGGCCTTCAGATCTATACCATTAAGGACAATGCGGTTGTCGAAGATGTGTCCATTAGACTTGAAATCAATCACTGCCTTTTTCTGTGAatgaaaaaaatttaattttattcaCCATCTAGTTACTTTTATTTGAAAGAGAGCAGCGTTGTGAGGATGGACAGACCTTGAGGTGAGGGAACATGTTGGCGTGATCTCCAATGAAGAACGTGTGGGGCATGTAGGCAAGTTTTTCAGAATACTGATCGGCCACCTCCAAAGGTGAGGTCTCCTTGTCAGTGATAATGTAGTCCATGAAGGGAGCCCCGCTGGTTCCAGGGTAACCCAGCCACATAcactgatataaaaaaaagagaccaACGTTTAGTGAATTATTTGAGGCAAACCATTCGCTGTATTCTCTCATCAATAGAGATCAGACTGAATGTAAGCAAGGAAGCGTTTACGTGTTTTTCCTCAATTGTGTCAACTTGAAGACATCTTAAGAGTTTACCTGTAAGGGGGCTGGGCGGAGGGCGAACAGCTCATTTCGGGCTCCTTTGGTGTATCCGTTCATGTTGACTAGAATGTGAAGTCCGTCCTGGTGAATGCGATCAGCTGCCTTGCCATTGCAAGGGATCTGGAGGAAAGGGaatcatttattatattttttaaggaATTAAAACCACATATAAAGAAGCAACTCCTGGCTGTGACAGTTACCTGTGAGAGGTCTGTGAAATGATGAGCCTCTGCTACCACTTTGACACGGAAGTTGGTGCTATCGTCCGGGCTTAGCGCATAGCAGAACACCTGGAGGAAAATAAGTTATTCACTGATGGGTTAAACAAATAAACGCTTCAACATACAAAAGGGTCTATATTGCACGTTGAGTTGATCATCTCTAGAAATAAAATCACTATTAAGATCACCCACCTCAAATTTCTCAGGATTGTGCATTCCAGGAATGGACTGCATCAGATGAGACGTCGGGTGGTTGCCAAAGTCAGAGCTGACATATCCGACACGCAGACGTCCACTGCTGGCCTTCAGGTCTTTGGGATACTCAAAAGCAGGTTTGTGCAGCGCGTTGACCTGTAGGATGACCACGAGGGTAAAAATATAACTACAGCAAGACAACCCATTCTACATTGACTTAGataggataaaaaaaacttgaCATATCTTGTTCTCAAATCATGTCCAGCAACAACCCTTAACATAATCCCTGCAAGCAACCCATTCACCACCATATTGCTCTTTTCCTACAAAGTCAGAAACATCTTGTATCTCACCCAACCCTTACCTTCCCACTTATCCCAGCAGACAGCCACTGCCATCACCATCCACCTCCCAAAAAAGTGAATTAAAGGTTACTTGCTTTCATCATTTTGTGTACCTTGTCCAGACAAAGGTTCCCGTGGCGCTCAGCAATCGCCTTGCGGAA from Limanda limanda chromosome 10, fLimLim1.1, whole genome shotgun sequence carries:
- the ogt.1 gene encoding UDP-N-acetylglucosamine--peptide N-acetylglucosaminyltransferase 110 kDa subunit isoform X2; the encoded protein is MASSVGNVADSTEPTKRMLSFQGLAELAHREYQSGDFEAAERHCMQLWRQEPDNTGVLLLLSSIHFQCRRLDRSAHFSTLAIKQNPMLAEAYSNLGNVYKERGQLQEAIEHYRHALRLKPDFIDGYINLAAALVAAGDMEGAVQAYVSALQYNPDLYCVRSDLGNLLKALGRLEEAKACYLKAIETQPNFAVAWSNLGCVFNAQGEIWLAIHHFEKAVTLDPNFLDAYINLGNVLKEARIFDRAVAGYLRALSLSPNHAVVHGNLACVYYEQGLIDLAIDTYRRAIELQPHFPDAYCNLANALKEKGNVSEAEECYNTALRLCPTHADSLNNLANIKREQGNIEDAVQLYRKALEVFPEFAAAHSNLASVLQQQGKLQEALMHYKEAIRISPTFADAYSNMGNTLKEMQDVQGALQCYTRAIQINPAFADAHSNLASIHKDSGNIPEAIASYRTALKLKPDFPDAYCNLAHCLQIVCDWTDYDERMKKLVSIVADQLDKNRLPSVHPHHSMLYPLSHNFRKAIAERHGNLCLDKVNALHKPAFEYPKDLKASSGRLRVGYVSSDFGNHPTSHLMQSIPGMHNPEKFEVFCYALSPDDSTNFRVKVVAEAHHFTDLSQIPCNGKAADRIHQDGLHILVNMNGYTKGARNELFALRPAPLQCMWLGYPGTSGAPFMDYIITDKETSPLEVADQYSEKLAYMPHTFFIGDHANMFPHLKKKAVIDFKSNGHIFDNRIVLNGIDLKAFLDSLPDVKVIKMKCDNNQEPAGETNGALSMPVIPMNTAAEAIINMINQGQIQVTINGFTVSNGLATTQINNKAATGEEVPRTIVVTTRSQYGLPEDSIVYCNFNQLYKIDPPTLQMWANILKRVSNSVLWLLRFPAVGEPNIQQYAQNMGLPGSRIIFSPVAPKEEHVRRGQLADVCLDTPLCNGHTTGMDVLWAGTPMVTMPGETLASRVAASQLNCLGCPELIAQSRQDYEDIAVKLGSDMEYLKMVRARVWKQRICSPLFNTKQYSMDLERLYLQMWDHHSKGHKPEPLVNFQTETSENA
- the ogt.1 gene encoding UDP-N-acetylglucosamine--peptide N-acetylglucosaminyltransferase 110 kDa subunit isoform X3, with the translated sequence MASSVGNVADSTGLAELAHREYQSGDFEAAERHCMQLWRQEPDNTGVLLLLSSIHFQCRRLDRSAHFSTLAIKQNPMLAEAYSNLGNVYKERGQLQEAIEHYRHALRLKPDFIDGYINLAAALVAAGDMEGAVQAYVSALQYNPDLYCVRSDLGNLLKALGRLEEAKACYLKAIETQPNFAVAWSNLGCVFNAQGEIWLAIHHFEKAVTLDPNFLDAYINLGNVLKEARIFDRAVAGYLRALSLSPNHAVVHGNLACVYYEQGLIDLAIDTYRRAIELQPHFPDAYCNLANALKEKGNVSEAEECYNTALRLCPTHADSLNNLANIKREQGNIEDAVQLYRKALEVFPEFAAAHSNLASVLQQQGKLQEALMHYKEAIRISPTFADAYSNMGNTLKEMQDVQGALQCYTRAIQINPAFADAHSNLASIHKDSGNIPEAIASYRTALKLKPDFPDAYCNLAHCLQIVCDWTDYDERMKKLVSIVADQLDKNRLPSVHPHHSMLYPLSHNFRKAIAERHGNLCLDKVHKMMKVNALHKPAFEYPKDLKASSGRLRVGYVSSDFGNHPTSHLMQSIPGMHNPEKFEVFCYALSPDDSTNFRVKVVAEAHHFTDLSQIPCNGKAADRIHQDGLHILVNMNGYTKGARNELFALRPAPLQCMWLGYPGTSGAPFMDYIITDKETSPLEVADQYSEKLAYMPHTFFIGDHANMFPHLKKKAVIDFKSNGHIFDNRIVLNGIDLKAFLDSLPDVKVIKMKCDNNQEPAGETNGALSMPVIPMNTAAEAIINMINQGQIQVTINGFTVSNGLATTQINNKAATGEEVPRTIVVTTRSQYGLPEDSIVYCNFNQLYKIDPPTLQMWANILKRVSNSVLWLLRFPAVGEPNIQQYAQNMGLPGSRIIFSPVAPKEEHVRRGQLADVCLDTPLCNGHTTGMDVLWAGTPMVTMPGETLASRVAASQLNCLGCPELIAQSRQDYEDIAVKLGSDMEYLKMVRARVWKQRICSPLFNTKQYSMDLERLYLQMWDHHSKGHKPEPLVNFQTETSENA